One Myxococcales bacterium genomic region harbors:
- a CDS encoding RHS repeat-associated core domain-containing protein encodes MLKTSQAGGNAPFHTLEVFPSLRVERTTYDEPGGDYVRTAAVETGYLAGAGKVYYGGANLPGAVQGRARVALFVGDRLGSTSVLLDKRTSEVMEKIVVDANGNTESDYRPARWNGTREPYRFTGKEEDVEVGLTYFGARYLSSNLRRWLSPDPLTIHGAAADTNPYAYVGGRTLAAVDPWGLDDCVPTSGGSCQLPSGGTMVATGENSYEIHDPQQKQQTPPPPPPPPPPPPTYDVVGAVVEYAQHGIAHLPGGFTYTAGDAPRHLVNIVPTMGAHMAFEVGHVMGAAGPLGAAPGLNPLAQFEAGFIRRLAAATHVDVPDRGGKDITKGVVTVQAVLGTVAVTPAAGGEAAVVEGVELAAGEARSVGAAESAYSVAANGGRNVGFLRKAQWWTRGQLQRAERSFQEMIELHEAKIDDPAAYAEDWGSRLPEAQEGLLRYWRKEIQNFSEQQSIVQEILSRRGH; translated from the coding sequence GTGCTGAAGACATCGCAAGCGGGGGGAAACGCACCGTTCCACACGCTGGAGGTGTTCCCGTCGCTCCGCGTCGAGCGCACGACCTACGACGAGCCCGGTGGCGACTACGTGCGCACCGCCGCGGTCGAAACGGGGTATCTGGCGGGCGCCGGAAAGGTCTATTACGGAGGTGCCAACCTGCCTGGAGCCGTACAAGGGCGAGCACGAGTCGCCCTGTTCGTCGGCGATCGCCTCGGGTCCACGAGCGTGCTGCTCGACAAGCGCACGAGCGAGGTGATGGAGAAGATCGTCGTCGACGCGAACGGCAACACCGAGAGCGACTACCGCCCCGCGAGGTGGAACGGCACGCGCGAGCCGTACCGGTTCACGGGCAAAGAGGAGGATGTCGAGGTCGGGCTCACGTACTTCGGAGCACGCTACCTGAGCTCGAACCTTCGCCGCTGGCTGAGCCCCGACCCGCTCACGATCCACGGCGCCGCCGCCGACACGAACCCCTACGCGTACGTGGGCGGAAGGACCCTCGCCGCGGTGGACCCGTGGGGACTGGACGACTGCGTACCTACCTCGGGAGGGTCGTGCCAGCTCCCTAGCGGTGGGACGATGGTCGCGACGGGCGAGAACTCGTACGAGATCCACGATCCCCAGCAGAAGCAACAGACGCCACCGCCGCCGCCGCCGCCACCGCCGCCGCCACCAACGTATGACGTCGTTGGTGCCGTGGTCGAGTACGCCCAGCACGGCATAGCCCACCTTCCGGGCGGATTCACGTACACCGCCGGCGACGCCCCGCGGCACCTGGTGAACATCGTGCCGACGATGGGGGCGCACATGGCGTTCGAAGTAGGGCATGTGATGGGAGCCGCTGGACCGCTCGGGGCCGCCCCGGGGTTGAACCCGCTCGCCCAATTCGAAGCCGGCTTCATCAGGCGCCTCGCAGCCGCCACCCATGTCGACGTTCCGGACCGAGGAGGCAAGGACATCACAAAGGGTGTCGTCACCGTGCAGGCTGTGCTAGGAACCGTGGCGGTAACACCTGCCGCTGGAGGAGAGGCTGCTGTTGTTGAGGGCGTTGAGCTTGCTGCAGGGGAAGCGAGGTCCGTAGGTGCGGCGGAATCGGCCTACTCAGTTGCGGCGAACGGCGGGCGTAACGTTGGCTTCTTGAGAAAGGCGCAGTGGTGGACGCGCGGACAGCTTCAGCGTGCCGAGCGCAGCTTCCAGGAGATGATCGAGTTGCACGAAGCGAAGATCGACGATCCTGCGGCGTATGCCGAAGACTGGGGAAGCAGGTTGCCGGAGGCGCAGGAGGGGCTGCTCCGGTATTGGCGCAAGGAAATCCAAAACTTCTCAGAGCAGCAGTCGATCGTGCAAGAGATCCTATCCCGTCGAGGACACTGA
- a CDS encoding transposase: MSNPRRIVPGTTYLITRRTTRRYFLLNPDKRRILLAFYWYTTAVLAAEFGIEIHAVQMLSNHLHEVLTDTRGELPRFLSQRNRLLANAIKVLRGWPEEVFSREGASVVALYGEDAVLQKIGYTLANAVEAGLVACPEDWPGVTLAATDIGTRTIRVARPEVYFDRENTRWPAAAEISITVPRALEASSGHEGARERIVSAVNAAVEKARIVARKAGKFVRSLEWIFAVPHTTRASSFEKVGARNPSFAAGGNVEMAVRALKERAAFLAAYREAFAKMRSAVRDVFFPEGTWRLFRELGVNVISAT; this comes from the coding sequence ATGTCCAACCCTCGCCGCATCGTCCCGGGCACTACCTACCTCATCACGCGCAGGACCACGCGCCGTTACTTTCTCCTGAACCCGGACAAGCGGCGGATCCTGCTTGCGTTCTATTGGTACACCACGGCCGTGCTCGCGGCGGAATTTGGCATAGAGATTCACGCGGTGCAGATGCTCTCGAACCACCTCCACGAGGTGCTCACCGACACACGGGGAGAGCTCCCACGCTTCCTTTCGCAGCGAAATCGCCTGCTCGCGAACGCCATCAAGGTGCTGCGTGGGTGGCCCGAAGAGGTCTTTTCGCGGGAGGGCGCGAGCGTCGTTGCGCTCTATGGTGAGGACGCAGTGCTGCAGAAGATCGGGTACACGCTCGCGAACGCGGTCGAGGCCGGGCTCGTGGCGTGCCCCGAGGATTGGCCGGGTGTCACGCTCGCGGCGACGGACATTGGCACTCGTACGATTCGTGTCGCGCGTCCCGAGGTGTACTTCGACCGGGAAAACACACGATGGCCCGCGGCTGCGGAGATTTCGATCACGGTGCCTCGTGCGCTCGAGGCGAGCTCGGGGCACGAGGGGGCGCGGGAGCGCATCGTGTCCGCAGTGAACGCGGCGGTGGAGAAGGCGCGCATCGTGGCCCGCAAGGCGGGGAAGTTCGTGCGCTCGCTCGAGTGGATCTTCGCGGTGCCTCACACGACTCGCGCGTCGTCGTTCGAGAAGGTGGGGGCGAGGAATCCGAGCTTTGCTGCGGGCGGCAACGTCGAGATGGCCGTGCGGGCCTTGAAGGAGCGGGCCGCGTTCTTGGCAGCGTACCGGGAGGCGTTTGCGAAGATGAGGAGCGCCGTGCGCGACGTGTTCTTTCCGGAGGGGACGTGGCGCCTCTTTCGCGAGCTGGGCGTCAATGTGATTTCAGCCACTTAG
- a CDS encoding SMI1/KNR4 family protein, whose protein sequence is MATVESPPLYATASHEAVDATEKELGFPIDGLLRRLYTEVANGGFGPGEGILGVAEGHADADGRPVSALYAELRAQGWPERLVPLCDWGCGAWACVDEHGRVVTMDEHGPTKTSYTLHSWLEAWLSGVDLQAGAFELVDDVMVNPFTKEPMVVKRRGRARGEGSSP, encoded by the coding sequence GTGGCCACGGTTGAGTCGCCACCGCTCTACGCCACGGCATCCCATGAGGCCGTCGATGCCACCGAGAAGGAGCTCGGGTTCCCGATCGACGGGCTACTTCGCCGTCTCTACACGGAGGTCGCCAACGGTGGATTCGGTCCTGGGGAAGGCATCCTCGGGGTTGCCGAGGGCCACGCCGACGCGGACGGGAGGCCGGTCAGCGCACTCTACGCCGAGCTGCGCGCGCAGGGGTGGCCAGAGCGGCTCGTGCCCTTGTGCGACTGGGGCTGCGGCGCGTGGGCGTGCGTGGACGAACACGGTCGCGTCGTGACGATGGACGAGCACGGGCCGACGAAGACGTCCTACACGCTGCACTCGTGGCTGGAGGCGTGGCTCTCGGGCGTCGATCTTCAGGCGGGAGCCTTCGAGCTCGTCGACGATGTCATGGTCAACCCGTTCACCAAGGAGCCCATGGTGGTGAAGCGACGTGGTCGAGCCAGGGGCGAGGGCTCGTCGCCATGA
- a CDS encoding beta-propeller domain-containing protein, producing the protein MGLSPLGRVCASLLVLALVPASLLGACAPPAPAPPPRAPAAAKNEAPAPEPAPPPKAPRVLAPPPQITAAMPGEPDENKLVEARLSTSSCADLQARAKREAEATIVRMHEELDDELSSYRENQVECMRERYGSALDIRTRSMAGAGGSSGYGSGYGRLGGSHATPTPRVRMGATVVSGRMEPPKAKEHSRTNTQLADVDEADIVKTDGRYVYFAMNGALRIVEALSPRVVSVTRLGTAAERSQVREMLLEGDRVVVYESIGMPTQPRCRYGYDCELGSDGTRTKVTVLDVHDRAAPKVVRSFGLSGSFIASRRIGNVVHTVVADAEPDRPTYATWPSDMAYCGYAESYVRKRLSALRAENEARIRRALAFPELREKGVGKALCDGLHVSPLGDGHAYTTLASFDMTSNDAPTTATIESRPGTVFASSNRLYMATRHQRGAGSRWYSFGEKDNELTDIHAFRLGDRPGDTKYAGSGVVPGHVLNQLSMDEWYGYLRVATTKGRVPDPKAESVVSVLAMAKNGNLVRVGATPGLAPGEDIRSVRFDEERAYVVTFKKTDPLFVLDLAEPAHPKVMGELKIPGFSTYMHRIDPDHLLSIGFDANDHGDFAYFDGVILQMFDVSDPKAPTLIHKEKIGTRGSSSEAAADHLAFTYFAEKGLLGVPITVCEGGGDGRNGGTMAFSGLYVYEVDVKKGFRKLGGVDHGVRGAQCGTWWSNAQSVVKRSLFLDDLVYSVAQERARVQKLSALGTDVASLSLVP; encoded by the coding sequence ATGGGACTCTCCCCTCTCGGGCGCGTCTGCGCCTCGCTCCTCGTGCTCGCCCTCGTGCCCGCGTCCCTCCTTGGGGCGTGCGCTCCACCCGCTCCGGCGCCGCCGCCCCGCGCGCCCGCCGCCGCGAAGAACGAAGCGCCCGCACCGGAGCCTGCCCCTCCGCCCAAGGCTCCACGTGTGCTCGCTCCTCCTCCGCAGATCACCGCGGCGATGCCCGGAGAGCCGGACGAGAACAAGCTCGTCGAAGCGCGCCTCTCCACGTCGAGCTGCGCCGATCTCCAGGCGCGCGCGAAGCGAGAGGCCGAGGCCACCATCGTCCGCATGCACGAAGAGCTCGACGACGAGCTCTCGTCGTACCGAGAAAACCAGGTCGAATGCATGCGCGAGCGCTATGGCTCCGCCCTTGATATCAGGACTCGGTCGATGGCCGGTGCCGGAGGAAGCTCGGGCTATGGCTCGGGCTACGGGCGCCTCGGTGGCTCGCACGCCACGCCCACGCCGAGGGTTCGGATGGGGGCCACCGTGGTGTCCGGCCGCATGGAGCCCCCCAAGGCCAAAGAGCACTCGCGCACCAACACGCAGCTCGCCGACGTGGACGAGGCCGACATCGTCAAGACCGACGGACGATACGTGTATTTTGCCATGAACGGGGCGCTCCGCATCGTCGAGGCCCTCTCTCCGCGCGTGGTGTCGGTGACCCGCCTCGGCACCGCGGCCGAGAGGAGCCAAGTGCGCGAGATGCTGCTCGAGGGCGACAGGGTGGTGGTCTACGAGTCGATCGGCATGCCCACGCAGCCGCGGTGCCGCTACGGGTACGACTGCGAGCTCGGCTCCGACGGCACGCGCACGAAGGTCACCGTGCTCGACGTGCACGATAGAGCCGCTCCCAAGGTGGTGCGGAGCTTCGGCCTCTCGGGGTCGTTCATCGCGTCGCGCCGCATCGGCAACGTCGTGCACACCGTGGTGGCCGACGCCGAGCCCGACCGCCCTACCTACGCCACGTGGCCGAGCGACATGGCGTATTGCGGATACGCCGAGTCCTACGTACGTAAGCGCCTCTCGGCCCTCCGCGCCGAGAACGAGGCTCGCATCCGCCGTGCGCTCGCGTTCCCGGAGCTCCGCGAGAAGGGCGTCGGCAAGGCCCTCTGCGACGGTCTCCACGTCTCGCCCCTGGGCGACGGGCACGCGTACACCACGCTCGCGTCGTTCGATATGACAAGCAACGACGCACCCACGACCGCCACCATCGAGAGCCGGCCGGGCACGGTGTTCGCCTCGTCCAATCGGCTCTACATGGCCACGCGCCACCAGCGGGGCGCAGGGTCGCGCTGGTACTCGTTCGGCGAAAAAGACAATGAGCTCACGGACATTCACGCCTTTCGCCTCGGCGATCGCCCGGGCGACACGAAGTACGCGGGCAGCGGCGTCGTGCCCGGGCACGTGTTGAATCAGCTCTCGATGGACGAGTGGTACGGCTACCTGCGCGTCGCCACCACGAAGGGCCGCGTGCCCGATCCGAAGGCCGAGAGCGTGGTCTCGGTGCTCGCCATGGCCAAGAACGGCAACCTCGTGCGCGTCGGGGCCACCCCAGGTCTCGCGCCCGGCGAGGACATTCGCTCCGTGCGCTTCGACGAGGAGCGCGCCTACGTGGTCACCTTCAAGAAGACCGATCCGCTCTTCGTGCTCGACCTGGCCGAGCCCGCGCACCCCAAGGTGATGGGCGAGCTCAAGATCCCAGGGTTCTCGACCTACATGCACCGCATCGACCCCGACCACCTCTTGTCGATCGGGTTCGACGCGAACGATCACGGGGACTTCGCGTACTTCGACGGCGTCATCCTCCAGATGTTCGACGTGTCCGACCCGAAGGCCCCCACGCTCATCCACAAGGAAAAAATAGGCACCCGGGGCTCGTCGTCCGAGGCGGCGGCCGACCACCTTGCGTTCACCTACTTCGCCGAGAAGGGCCTGCTCGGCGTGCCCATCACGGTGTGCGAGGGCGGCGGCGACGGCCGAAACGGCGGCACCATGGCGTTCAGCGGCCTCTACGTCTACGAGGTCGACGTGAAGAAGGGATTTCGCAAGCTCGGGGGCGTCGATCACGGGGTGCGCGGCGCCCAGTGCGGGACGTGGTGGTCGAACGCGCAGTCGGTCGTGAAGCGCAGCCTCTTCTTGGACGATCTCGTGTACTCGGTGGCCCAGGAGCGCGCACGCGTGCAGAAGCTCTCGGCCCTCGGCACGGACGTGGCGAGCCTCTCGCTCGTGCCCTGA
- a CDS encoding CapA family protein — protein sequence MRKLAVLPLSLALLALLAACTAEVTVDGAPPGAEGDGESGEGADALGVPITEPDETDTASRRLPAPLDVTELSGLVDVRGVGDAAWSRTHQQDPIAADYGKALDRFDASGKAYRGHINYINWETVVGSRCETFDSVYTPGKSYAFVSRKENLRQAMDRGFNLVGLSNNHSRDCTSPDGEGMTAREVGTLADATHAFHGVGPTAANKNEPSLVTLRAGNRDVRVAFGSFYIGSRKSCALSACANDKRALFEKLRAAPADLRIVAIHSMNAATQDELVNAGIEFVKVYGGDVVFGSGPHVWKPLRVVRKSDGKTGVIFESLGNFLHPNLAAQAKNYIGRALFDEATLTLAQVQLIPVQNTGYDIKYSSASLADLPSNLKLAPSEKGMFANVKK from the coding sequence ATGCGGAAGCTCGCCGTCCTCCCCCTGTCCCTCGCCCTCCTCGCCCTCCTCGCCGCGTGCACGGCCGAGGTCACCGTCGACGGCGCGCCCCCCGGGGCCGAGGGCGACGGAGAGTCCGGTGAAGGTGCCGACGCGCTCGGCGTGCCCATCACCGAGCCCGACGAGACCGACACGGCCTCCCGTCGCCTCCCGGCCCCGCTCGACGTGACGGAGCTCTCGGGCCTCGTCGACGTGCGCGGCGTGGGCGACGCGGCGTGGTCGCGCACCCACCAACAAGACCCGATCGCGGCCGACTACGGCAAGGCCCTCGACCGCTTCGACGCGAGCGGCAAGGCCTACCGCGGCCACATCAACTACATCAACTGGGAGACCGTGGTCGGCTCGCGCTGCGAGACCTTCGACAGCGTGTACACGCCCGGAAAGTCGTACGCCTTCGTCTCCCGCAAAGAGAACCTGCGGCAGGCCATGGACCGGGGCTTCAACCTGGTCGGCCTCTCGAACAACCACTCGCGTGACTGCACCTCGCCCGACGGCGAAGGCATGACCGCGCGCGAAGTGGGCACGCTCGCCGACGCGACCCACGCGTTCCACGGCGTCGGCCCCACGGCCGCGAACAAGAACGAGCCGAGCCTCGTCACGCTCCGCGCCGGCAACCGCGACGTGCGCGTGGCCTTCGGCAGCTTCTACATCGGGAGCCGCAAGTCGTGCGCGCTCTCGGCCTGCGCCAACGACAAACGCGCCCTCTTCGAGAAGCTCCGCGCCGCGCCCGCCGATCTCCGCATCGTGGCCATTCACAGCATGAACGCCGCCACGCAGGACGAGCTCGTCAACGCGGGCATCGAGTTCGTGAAGGTCTACGGCGGCGACGTGGTCTTCGGCAGCGGCCCCCACGTGTGGAAGCCTCTCCGCGTCGTTCGCAAGAGCGACGGGAAGACCGGCGTCATCTTCGAGAGCCTCGGCAATTTCTTGCACCCGAACCTCGCCGCCCAGGCGAAGAACTACATCGGCCGCGCCCTCTTCGACGAGGCCACGCTCACGCTCGCGCAGGTGCAGCTCATCCCCGTGCAGAACACGGGATACGACATCAAATACTCGAGCGCGAGCCTCGCCGATCTGCCCTCGAACCTGAAGCTCGCGCCCTCCGAGAAGGGCATGTTCGCCAACGTGAAGAAGTAG
- a CDS encoding LysR family transcriptional regulator — protein MDLQSLRYFCAVAKSQSLTGAARALGVSQPTVSVAIQNLEARLETTLFTRERNGVRLTATGEELRKYTTRVLALLDEAEERVRGLEKGDYGSFVIGCHESLGAYFLPQFMRGLYEEHPGLEVLLSNDPSAVVRDKVLSRDVHFGIVVNPTPHDDLVMVELFEDAVDVLVAEGAKRHATREEAQVVYAAGPVIYAGRVNEGVALLDMLAKEGFSVTRRLVCGDLEQVKSLALAGLGIAVLPRRVAAYGHEGKLVRLHPSLPSVHDKIMLLYRADMHKTRASSTLKDALVRYGRTLQGNGVVQSYR, from the coding sequence ATGGACCTCCAGTCGCTTCGTTATTTTTGCGCGGTCGCCAAGAGCCAGAGCCTCACGGGGGCGGCGCGTGCGCTCGGCGTGAGCCAGCCCACGGTGTCGGTCGCCATCCAGAACCTGGAGGCCCGCCTCGAGACCACGCTCTTCACGCGGGAGCGGAACGGCGTGCGCCTCACGGCCACGGGGGAAGAGCTCCGCAAATACACGACGCGTGTGCTCGCGCTGCTCGACGAGGCCGAAGAGCGCGTGCGAGGCCTCGAAAAGGGGGACTACGGCAGCTTCGTCATCGGGTGCCACGAGTCGCTCGGAGCCTATTTTTTGCCGCAGTTCATGCGTGGTCTTTACGAGGAGCACCCGGGGCTCGAGGTGCTGCTCTCGAACGATCCGTCGGCCGTGGTGCGCGACAAGGTGCTCTCGCGCGACGTGCACTTCGGCATCGTGGTGAACCCCACGCCGCACGACGACCTCGTCATGGTGGAGCTCTTCGAGGACGCGGTCGACGTGCTCGTGGCCGAAGGCGCCAAGCGGCACGCGACGCGTGAGGAGGCGCAGGTCGTCTATGCGGCGGGCCCGGTCATCTACGCCGGTCGGGTGAACGAGGGCGTAGCCCTGCTCGACATGCTCGCGAAGGAGGGGTTCTCCGTGACACGCAGGCTCGTCTGCGGCGACCTCGAGCAGGTGAAGAGCCTCGCGCTCGCGGGCCTCGGCATCGCCGTGCTCCCGCGGAGGGTGGCGGCGTACGGCCACGAGGGGAAGCTCGTGCGGCTCCACCCGTCGCTGCCCTCGGTGCACGACAAGATCATGCTGCTCTACCGGGCCGACATGCATAAGACGCGGGCGTCCTCGACGTTGAAGGATGCCCTCGTCCGGTATGGGCGGACGCTCCAGGGGAACGGGGTCGTGCAGAGCTACCGGTGA
- a CDS encoding YncE family protein has translation MSTIVVGGGLAACGDDPATPTDAGADAPTTTVPTGTPDASPDAPVGPTAIASGPSRGSAVALSWNDATLVAVNRDVGSVTVFDVKYGADGAPPTLTKKAEIPVGGEPWQVAISPDNESAFVVLRKDQKLVRISGLSGASPAVAGSVATGSEPTAVALSPTGKTAWVANWVDGTVLGIDTAELKVKRTVDLNATLVGTGLLGTGLTARPGLAHPRSIAITNNGNDVDDDESIYVTEYFGQRTAPESNASPGNAAGMDTNHDGIVYKVSAKDGAASAIRLGPIADIGFKDSATQTAGCFPNQLQSITIQGNFAYVSHICASPRGPTGGTTENFKTTTHGAVSVIDLSKGAEVKTGTASLHQKFEVLFGQRSTADANRRYPAVPSDIAFVKGASVGYVAANAIDAVFRVAYGQTGEIGEVGATNSLFIDTNPAGIPAAGSGKNPIGVATANTDANKRFMFVANDVSRTVQVVDLNTQALAGGAATPVAAVTAAQPAAGSKEEKVLKGKRFFNTGAGRWSFGGQGWGACQSCHVDGYSDNVSWSFARGPRQSTSLDGSFSKKDPNDQRIFNWTAIFDEVDDFEGNTRGISGGVGAIVSKATAPISNADRIDIATAPHNHTGLNGSATQAADKTNPAGLPAASVLSDWEEITEYLKTIRPPRAATGLDPAKVALGKQLFSSDGSCQGCHGGDKWTISKRFYTPSIQTMTDLRGKTWSAPAGFPAALLPTESGTGSMRLDPASLPDPATIGNFDQILCILRPVGTFNVADAISGVSEFRQNSNATTPVAAQGNQAFGRGFNPPSLFGLSTGAPYLHAGNAATLESLFSPTFKAHYAALAPNFLSEANPTERAQNLSALVQYLLSIDEATPTVAIPAAGAQGGDFCSNN, from the coding sequence TTGAGCACGATCGTCGTCGGAGGAGGGCTCGCCGCGTGTGGCGACGATCCCGCGACCCCGACCGACGCCGGCGCCGACGCCCCGACGACCACCGTGCCCACGGGCACACCCGACGCGAGCCCCGACGCTCCTGTCGGCCCCACCGCCATCGCGAGCGGCCCGAGCCGCGGGTCGGCCGTGGCCCTCTCGTGGAACGACGCGACGCTCGTGGCCGTGAACCGCGACGTGGGCTCGGTGACCGTGTTCGACGTGAAGTACGGCGCCGACGGCGCGCCCCCCACCCTCACCAAGAAGGCGGAAATTCCGGTCGGCGGCGAGCCGTGGCAAGTGGCCATCTCGCCCGACAACGAGAGCGCGTTCGTCGTGCTCCGCAAAGACCAGAAGCTCGTGCGCATCTCGGGCCTCTCCGGCGCGAGCCCCGCGGTCGCCGGCAGCGTCGCCACGGGCTCGGAGCCCACCGCGGTCGCCCTCTCCCCCACCGGCAAGACGGCCTGGGTCGCCAACTGGGTCGACGGCACGGTGCTCGGCATCGACACCGCCGAGCTCAAGGTGAAGCGCACGGTCGACCTCAACGCGACGCTCGTGGGCACGGGCCTCCTCGGTACGGGCCTCACCGCGCGCCCCGGCCTCGCGCACCCGCGCTCGATCGCCATCACCAACAACGGCAACGACGTCGACGACGACGAGTCGATCTACGTCACCGAGTACTTCGGGCAGCGCACGGCGCCCGAGTCGAACGCGTCGCCCGGCAACGCCGCCGGCATGGACACGAACCACGACGGCATCGTCTACAAGGTGAGCGCGAAGGACGGCGCGGCGAGCGCGATTCGCCTCGGCCCTATCGCCGACATCGGCTTCAAGGACTCGGCCACCCAGACGGCCGGGTGTTTCCCGAATCAGCTCCAATCGATCACGATCCAGGGCAATTTTGCCTACGTGAGCCACATCTGCGCCTCGCCGCGCGGCCCCACCGGCGGCACCACCGAGAACTTCAAGACCACCACGCACGGCGCGGTGTCGGTCATCGATCTCTCGAAGGGCGCCGAGGTGAAGACGGGCACGGCGAGCCTCCACCAGAAGTTCGAGGTGCTCTTCGGGCAGCGCTCGACGGCCGACGCGAACCGCAGGTACCCCGCGGTGCCCTCGGACATCGCGTTCGTGAAGGGCGCGAGCGTGGGCTACGTCGCCGCCAACGCGATCGACGCCGTCTTCCGCGTGGCCTACGGCCAGACCGGGGAGATCGGCGAGGTCGGCGCGACGAACAGCCTCTTCATCGACACGAACCCCGCCGGCATCCCCGCCGCGGGCTCGGGCAAGAACCCCATCGGCGTGGCGACGGCGAACACCGACGCCAACAAGCGCTTCATGTTCGTCGCCAACGACGTGAGCCGCACCGTGCAGGTCGTCGACCTCAACACGCAGGCCCTCGCCGGCGGCGCGGCGACCCCGGTCGCGGCGGTCACGGCGGCCCAGCCGGCCGCGGGCTCGAAGGAAGAGAAGGTCCTGAAGGGCAAGCGGTTCTTCAACACGGGCGCAGGTCGTTGGTCGTTCGGCGGCCAAGGCTGGGGCGCGTGCCAGTCGTGCCACGTCGACGGCTACTCGGACAACGTCTCGTGGTCGTTTGCTCGCGGGCCGCGCCAGTCGACCTCGCTCGACGGAAGCTTCTCCAAGAAGGATCCGAACGACCAGCGCATCTTCAACTGGACGGCGATCTTCGACGAGGTCGACGACTTCGAGGGCAACACGCGCGGCATCTCGGGCGGCGTGGGCGCCATCGTGTCGAAGGCCACGGCCCCCATCAGCAACGCCGACCGCATCGACATCGCGACGGCGCCGCACAACCACACGGGCCTCAACGGCTCGGCCACGCAGGCCGCCGACAAGACCAACCCCGCCGGCCTCCCCGCCGCGAGCGTGCTCTCCGACTGGGAGGAGATCACCGAGTACCTGAAGACCATCCGCCCGCCGCGCGCCGCCACCGGGCTCGACCCGGCCAAGGTCGCCCTCGGCAAGCAGCTCTTCTCCTCGGACGGGAGCTGCCAGGGCTGCCACGGCGGCGACAAGTGGACGATCTCGAAGCGCTTCTACACGCCCTCGATCCAGACCATGACCGACCTCCGCGGCAAGACGTGGAGCGCCCCGGCCGGCTTCCCGGCGGCGCTCTTGCCGACCGAGAGCGGCACGGGCTCGATGCGCCTCGATCCGGCCTCGCTCCCCGACCCGGCGACGATTGGCAACTTCGACCAAATCCTCTGCATTTTGCGCCCGGTGGGCACGTTCAACGTGGCCGACGCCATCTCGGGCGTGAGTGAGTTCCGCCAGAACTCGAACGCGACGACCCCGGTCGCGGCGCAGGGCAACCAGGCCTTCGGCCGCGGCTTCAATCCGCCGTCGCTCTTCGGCCTCTCGACCGGCGCGCCGTACCTCCACGCGGGCAACGCCGCCACCCTCGAGAGCCTGTTCTCGCCCACGTTCAAGGCGCACTACGCGGCGCTCGCCCCGAACTTCCTCTCCGAGGCGAACCCCACCGAGCGGGCCCAGAACCTCTCGGCGCTCGTGCAGTACCTGCTCTCGATCGACGAAGCGACGCCCACCGTGGCCATCCCGGCCGCGGGCGCCCAGGGCGGCGACTTCTGCTCCAACAACTGA
- a CDS encoding sugar kinase — protein MRIAVVGHVEHVTLGRVEHVPEAGDIAHLERPRFLAGGGGGVAFHQLVRSNAEVHLFTALGDDDGAGEVERALVGTGARLHLARKRGPHPRVVVMLDAHGRRTIVVTSPPLQPTADDPLAWDTLASFDAVYFTGACARSLVVARAARALVVTARRAHVVSDTGVVPDVLVGSASDPRENTSFSAYARPPRALVLTQGPGPIRVETASGLVLADAPPHVSAVRGDYGAGDSFAAALTYFVAAGHPVVEAARRAGPFGAAVLSHESPLESAARLA, from the coding sequence ATGCGCATCGCCGTCGTGGGCCACGTGGAGCACGTCACGCTCGGCCGTGTGGAGCACGTCCCCGAGGCCGGTGACATCGCGCACCTCGAGCGCCCGCGGTTCTTGGCCGGTGGCGGCGGAGGGGTCGCGTTCCATCAGCTCGTGCGCTCGAACGCCGAGGTGCACCTCTTCACGGCGCTCGGCGACGACGACGGCGCGGGAGAGGTCGAGCGTGCCCTCGTCGGTACGGGCGCGAGGCTCCATTTGGCTCGAAAACGCGGCCCACACCCGCGCGTCGTCGTCATGCTCGACGCGCACGGGCGGCGCACGATCGTGGTGACGTCACCGCCTTTGCAGCCCACGGCCGACGACCCCCTCGCGTGGGACACGCTCGCCTCGTTCGACGCCGTGTACTTCACGGGGGCCTGCGCGCGGTCTCTCGTGGTTGCCCGCGCGGCGAGGGCCCTCGTGGTGACGGCGCGTCGCGCGCACGTCGTGTCCGACACCGGCGTCGTGCCCGACGTGCTCGTGGGAAGCGCCTCCGATCCCCGCGAAAACACATCGTTTTCGGCGTACGCGAGGCCCCCGCGCGCGCTCGTGCTCACCCAGGGACCGGGCCCCATTCGTGTCGAGACCGCCTCGGGGCTCGTGCTCGCCGACGCGCCGCCTCACGTGAGCGCCGTACGAGGCGACTACGGCGCGGGAGACTCGTTCGCCGCGGCGCTCACGTACTTCGTCGCGGCCGGGCACCCGGTCGTCGAGGCCGCGCGACGCGCAGGCCCGTTCGGCGCCGCGGTGCTGTCGCACGAGAGCCCCCTCGAGAGCGCTGCCCGCCTCGCGTGA